One stretch of Nocardioides perillae DNA includes these proteins:
- a CDS encoding pilus assembly protein TadG-related protein yields MSPAGRGAHRPRDERGAVAVFTAVVSVVLMVVAGLAVDLGNTWARRGQLQVQADRAAVFASQFLPAHTDAQEAVVAQAVAWYLACNPVPGQREMHPEMPVCPTDVRAVTTAAYAGRLLDAVAGPAGSVSFPAPNQVSVTTPTARVEFGLGRAAGAEGTEQQKRATARVNSPGPLAPMALSIDCLLDAGGSLLSGVLPFGYVSTTHKGGGGATPTVTTTWPLAAAAPRLNGLVPGRVTQQLTGTPPSVAVSGSEWPELLPGQRFAVAFARGSGLARVEVQVPGTLVLDGGRNRRRLGQVSVTLPAVVASTAGEWQVKVVTQTVVGSTVTSTAYSSDTSAVDVDPVLAGATPVSCGRLLKSPRAGTQANANFPLNFQHGIDHLIDSWPAAVPQGALDGALLRQVASGAACSGSNGVSVTDTNGNHHGDVPNCVVTMMSNAYEAGFHDGLVGPAGRLTCTQSAPCRPGESVLVDGRLVNDDELLDFVRVPSLLTPATFSDTGRYLSRDAPVTPTSVFDRSIYDSHRFMWVAVVSTLGATSAVQAGDYPVLTFRPVFITGPEAFTDLPLLDPASILGLPGLQPAMATVITTIDTAMRELLQAGVTEQDGLLFDSSGRLSAVRFVTISPDALPAVPADYTGPEAEYVGVGPRIVRLVE; encoded by the coding sequence GTGAGCCCGGCTGGGCGCGGCGCCCATCGGCCGCGCGACGAGCGCGGGGCCGTCGCGGTCTTCACCGCGGTGGTCAGCGTCGTGCTGATGGTCGTCGCCGGCCTCGCCGTCGACCTCGGCAACACCTGGGCCCGTCGCGGTCAGCTCCAGGTGCAGGCGGACCGCGCCGCGGTCTTCGCCTCGCAGTTCCTCCCCGCGCACACCGACGCCCAGGAGGCGGTCGTCGCGCAGGCCGTGGCGTGGTACCTCGCCTGCAACCCCGTGCCCGGCCAGCGCGAGATGCACCCCGAGATGCCGGTCTGCCCGACCGACGTCCGCGCGGTGACCACCGCGGCGTACGCCGGTCGGTTGCTCGACGCGGTCGCGGGCCCCGCCGGCTCGGTGAGCTTCCCCGCGCCCAACCAGGTGTCGGTGACGACGCCCACGGCACGCGTGGAGTTCGGCCTCGGCCGCGCGGCCGGCGCGGAGGGCACCGAGCAGCAGAAGCGGGCCACGGCCCGGGTCAACAGCCCCGGGCCGCTCGCCCCGATGGCGCTGTCGATCGACTGCCTCCTCGACGCCGGCGGCAGCCTGCTGAGCGGCGTCCTGCCGTTCGGCTACGTCTCGACCACGCACAAGGGTGGCGGGGGTGCCACGCCCACCGTCACGACGACCTGGCCCCTCGCCGCTGCGGCGCCGCGGCTCAACGGGTTGGTGCCCGGACGCGTGACCCAGCAGCTGACCGGCACCCCGCCCAGCGTCGCGGTGAGCGGCAGCGAGTGGCCGGAGCTCCTGCCCGGTCAGCGCTTCGCGGTCGCCTTCGCCCGCGGCAGCGGCCTGGCGCGGGTCGAGGTGCAGGTGCCCGGCACGCTCGTCCTCGACGGCGGGCGCAACCGCCGCCGCCTCGGCCAGGTCAGCGTGACCCTGCCCGCCGTCGTCGCGTCGACCGCGGGCGAGTGGCAGGTCAAGGTGGTGACGCAGACGGTCGTCGGCAGCACCGTCACCTCCACGGCGTACTCCTCCGACACCTCCGCGGTCGACGTGGACCCCGTCCTGGCCGGAGCGACGCCGGTCTCCTGCGGGCGGCTGCTCAAGAGCCCGCGGGCAGGCACGCAGGCCAACGCCAACTTCCCGCTCAACTTCCAGCACGGCATCGACCACCTCATCGACTCCTGGCCGGCCGCGGTGCCGCAGGGCGCGCTCGACGGGGCCCTGCTGCGCCAGGTCGCGAGCGGTGCCGCCTGCTCGGGGTCGAACGGCGTCAGCGTCACCGACACCAACGGCAACCACCACGGGGACGTGCCCAACTGCGTCGTCACGATGATGAGCAACGCCTACGAGGCGGGCTTCCACGACGGGTTGGTCGGCCCGGCCGGGCGCCTGACCTGCACGCAGAGCGCGCCCTGCCGACCCGGCGAGAGCGTGCTGGTCGACGGTCGACTCGTCAACGACGACGAGCTGCTCGACTTCGTGCGCGTGCCCTCCCTGCTCACCCCGGCGACGTTCTCCGACACCGGCCGCTACCTGAGCCGGGACGCGCCGGTGACCCCCACCAGCGTCTTCGACCGGTCGATCTACGACTCCCACCGCTTCATGTGGGTGGCGGTGGTCTCGACCCTCGGGGCCACCTCGGCGGTGCAGGCCGGGGACTACCCCGTGCTGACCTTCCGTCCCGTGTTCATCACGGGCCCGGAGGCCTTCACCGACCTGCCGCTGCTCGACCCGGCCTCGATCCTGGGCCTGCCGGGCCTGCAGCCTGCGATGGCCACCGTCATCACCACGATCGACACCGCCATGCGCGAGCTGCTGCAGGCCGGGGTGACGGAGCAGGACGGCCTGCTCTTCGACTCCTCGGGCCGCCTCAGCGCCGTGCGCTTCGTGACGATCTCGCCGGACGCGCTCCCGGCCGTCCCGGCGGACTACACCGGGCCCGAGGCGGAGTACGTCGGCGTGGGCCCCCGCATCGTCAGGCTGGTCGAGTGA
- a CDS encoding pilus assembly protein TadG-related protein, which yields MVGRALRRRRRDERGGVLALVAVMASVLLVMAAFAVDLGMQRVARRDMQAVADIVALDLARLLDGRTAAQITAGDATHDPLQVALGKSVARNDDLTLGDPPQVTATLVDVDALTGEPVRLASGALAPVPSGAEPDGVLVEAATSVDFGFAPGSGGAQRTALANASTFACFRLGSFAAALSSGDAAVLGVFEAAVQDALGLNLKAVGYQGLLQTFVDLPLLAAELGAGTTDQLAALPAVKVADLLAASARVLGQDGDTAAQGTVLQMSQQMSQTLRVDVADVLAVGAGSVLEGRVNLVDLLGSAALGVAAEVSNGNNFLDTGVAWAAPHVSNGTIALRAIQAPQQACGLLGQAEARTAQVEVAADLGFALPNKVGLGSLGSLDVGIPSDPTSKAGTLSVRAELGSATGRLVSARCGEGTVADPDTIGVQVQSGLLTTSVSLPLRVTGTLDTGTTSSLLPSGTLDSVLSSLGLLLGVVGKVEVVLDLRLRNTASVTTPAQAAASPTLYVAPPRTYLDAEPSTTAGPVALPSPSVVLDATGSSASVRVTTLLGAVRVEAVPVGQLNLTGLLSAVSSSVVGTSTAAVVANVNQALVPLSRLLGVRVAGADVLGVAPPACGHPRLVG from the coding sequence ATGGTCGGCCGGGCCCTGCGCCGGCGGCGCCGCGACGAGCGGGGCGGGGTGCTCGCGCTGGTCGCCGTCATGGCGAGCGTGCTGCTGGTCATGGCGGCCTTCGCCGTCGACCTCGGCATGCAGCGGGTCGCCCGTCGCGACATGCAGGCCGTCGCCGACATCGTGGCGCTCGACCTCGCCCGGCTCCTCGACGGCCGCACGGCCGCGCAGATCACCGCGGGGGACGCGACCCACGACCCGCTGCAGGTGGCCCTGGGCAAGAGCGTGGCCCGCAACGACGACCTGACGCTCGGTGACCCGCCCCAGGTCACCGCCACGCTGGTCGACGTCGACGCGCTCACCGGCGAGCCCGTCCGGCTCGCCTCGGGCGCCCTCGCTCCGGTGCCGTCCGGTGCCGAGCCCGACGGGGTGCTCGTCGAGGCCGCGACGTCCGTCGACTTCGGCTTCGCCCCGGGCAGCGGTGGCGCGCAGCGCACGGCGCTGGCGAACGCCTCGACCTTCGCCTGCTTCCGGCTCGGGTCCTTCGCCGCGGCGCTCAGCTCCGGCGACGCGGCGGTGCTCGGCGTCTTCGAGGCAGCCGTGCAGGACGCGCTCGGCCTGAACCTCAAGGCCGTGGGCTACCAGGGCCTGCTGCAGACCTTCGTGGACCTGCCCCTCCTCGCCGCGGAGCTGGGGGCCGGCACGACCGACCAGCTCGCCGCCCTGCCGGCGGTCAAGGTGGCCGACCTGCTGGCCGCCTCCGCCCGCGTGCTGGGCCAGGACGGGGACACCGCCGCGCAGGGCACCGTGCTGCAGATGTCCCAGCAGATGTCGCAGACGCTCCGGGTGGACGTCGCAGACGTGCTGGCGGTGGGTGCCGGCTCGGTCCTCGAGGGGCGCGTCAACCTCGTCGACCTGCTCGGCTCGGCGGCCCTCGGCGTCGCCGCCGAGGTGTCCAACGGCAACAACTTCCTCGACACCGGGGTGGCCTGGGCCGCGCCGCACGTCAGCAACGGCACCATCGCCCTCCGCGCGATCCAGGCGCCGCAGCAGGCCTGCGGGCTGCTGGGCCAGGCGGAGGCGCGCACCGCGCAGGTCGAGGTCGCGGCCGACCTCGGCTTCGCGCTCCCGAACAAGGTGGGCCTCGGCTCGCTCGGCTCGCTCGACGTCGGCATCCCCTCGGACCCGACGAGCAAGGCCGGCACGCTGAGCGTCCGTGCGGAGCTCGGCAGCGCCACGGGCCGCCTCGTCTCTGCACGGTGCGGCGAGGGGACCGTCGCCGACCCGGACACGATCGGTGTCCAGGTGCAGAGCGGACTGCTCACCACCTCGGTGTCGCTGCCGCTGCGGGTCACCGGCACCCTCGACACCGGCACGACGAGCTCGCTCCTCCCGAGCGGCACGCTGGACTCCGTGCTGTCCTCGCTCGGGCTGCTGCTCGGCGTGGTGGGCAAGGTCGAGGTCGTGCTGGACCTGCGCCTGCGCAACACCGCGAGCGTCACCACGCCGGCCCAGGCGGCCGCGTCGCCGACGCTCTACGTCGCACCGCCGCGCACCTACCTCGACGCCGAGCCGTCGACCACGGCGGGTCCCGTGGCCCTGCCGAGCCCGTCGGTCGTGCTCGACGCGACCGGCAGCTCGGCCTCGGTGCGGGTCACCACGCTGCTGGGTGCGGTGCGGGTCGAGGCGGTGCCGGTCGGGCAGCTCAACCTGACCGGGTTGCTGTCCGCGGTGAGCAGCAGCGTCGTCGGCACCTCGACCGCGGCGGTCGTCGCCAACGTGAACCAGGCCCTGGTGCCGCTCTCCCGCCTCCTCGGGGTCCGGGTCGCCGGGGCCGACGTGCTGGGGGTCGCGCCGCCGGCCTGCGGCCACCCCCGACTCGTCGGCTGA
- a CDS encoding TadE/TadG family type IV pilus assembly protein, with amino-acid sequence MDGERGAAAVEFGLVLIPLSLILFGIISYGYMLSFRQAVSQAAAEGARAAAVAPPATTDATRTTDARTAVESALASYGLTCGSGPLVCTVVRSTTCTTCFEVTVDYDYEAEPLTPVFPGLGIVMPDHLVYTASAEVS; translated from the coding sequence GTGGACGGTGAGCGCGGCGCGGCCGCGGTGGAGTTCGGCCTCGTGCTGATCCCGCTCTCGCTGATCCTCTTCGGCATCATCAGCTACGGCTACATGCTGAGCTTCCGCCAGGCAGTGAGCCAGGCGGCGGCCGAGGGTGCCCGGGCCGCGGCGGTCGCGCCGCCCGCCACCACCGACGCCACGCGCACGACCGACGCGCGCACCGCGGTGGAGAGCGCGCTGGCCTCCTACGGTCTCACGTGCGGCAGCGGGCCGCTGGTGTGCACGGTGGTGCGCAGCACCACCTGCACGACGTGCTTCGAGGTCACGGTCGACTACGACTACGAGGCGGAGCCGCTGACGCCGGTCTTCCCGGGCCTGGGCATCGTCATGCCCGACCACCTCGTCTACACGGCGAGCGCCGAGGTCAGCTGA
- a CDS encoding DUF2469 domain-containing protein: MGAEELEQYEAEMELHLYREYRDVSRIFKYVVETDRRFYLCNQVDVKARTEQGDVFFEVSMSDAWVWDVYRPARFAKNVKVLTFKDVNVEELTPAEMDPPEA; this comes from the coding sequence ATGGGCGCCGAGGAGCTCGAGCAGTACGAGGCGGAGATGGAGCTCCACCTCTACCGCGAGTACCGCGACGTCTCGCGGATCTTCAAGTACGTCGTCGAGACCGACCGCCGCTTCTACCTGTGCAACCAGGTCGACGTGAAGGCCCGCACCGAGCAGGGCGACGTGTTCTTCGAGGTCTCCATGAGCGACGCCTGGGTGTGGGACGTCTACCGCCCGGCGCGCTTCGCGAAGAACGTGAAGGTGCTGACCTTCAAGGACGTCAACGTCGAGGAGCTCACGCCCGCCGAGATGGACCCGCCGGAGGCCTGA
- a CDS encoding FAD-dependent oxidoreductase, translating to MAGTQAAEVVVVGAGLAGLACAVELQRHGVAVEVLEASDAVGGRVRTDVVDGFRCDRGFQLLNPSYPAARALVDLDALALQVAGRGVEVLRPSGVARLADPTRHPRDLPATLASGLVRPGELVRLGRWAAPALGSVDRLLRRPDRTLGAALDAAGLRGSRDRLRREVLEPFLTGVVADDPAQVSERFARLLLRSFALATPGLPAAGMQALPEQLARRLAQPVRLAHPAHGVRRRDDAVEVLTAHGTWRARAVVVATDPRAAAALTEQPEPATRGLATWWFTAPEPVSSSPFLRVDGTRGGPVINTTVVSAWAPTYAPAGRPLVAATALLGAGAAPREDEVRRHLAALWQRPTDTWEVVVRHDVPHALPAAPPPLRHRREVDLGGGLLVAGDHRDTGSIQGALVSGRRAARAALAHVTAGAR from the coding sequence GTGGCGGGGACGCAGGCAGCCGAGGTCGTCGTGGTCGGGGCCGGGCTCGCCGGTCTGGCGTGCGCGGTCGAGCTGCAGCGGCACGGTGTCGCCGTCGAGGTGCTCGAGGCATCCGACGCCGTCGGCGGCCGGGTCCGCACCGACGTCGTCGACGGCTTCCGCTGCGACCGCGGCTTCCAGCTGCTGAACCCGAGCTACCCGGCCGCCCGGGCCCTGGTCGACCTGGACGCCCTCGCGCTGCAGGTCGCGGGCCGCGGCGTCGAGGTGCTGCGCCCGAGCGGCGTCGCACGGCTGGCCGACCCGACGCGGCACCCGCGCGACCTGCCGGCGACGTTGGCCAGCGGCCTCGTGCGCCCGGGCGAGCTGGTGCGGCTGGGCCGCTGGGCCGCACCTGCACTCGGCTCCGTCGACCGGCTGCTGCGCCGGCCCGACCGCACCCTCGGCGCGGCGCTCGACGCGGCCGGCCTGCGCGGGTCGCGCGACCGGTTGCGGCGCGAGGTGCTCGAGCCCTTCCTCACCGGGGTGGTGGCCGACGACCCCGCTCAGGTCTCCGAGCGGTTCGCGCGGCTGCTGCTCCGCAGCTTCGCGCTCGCCACGCCCGGGCTCCCCGCGGCCGGCATGCAGGCCCTGCCCGAGCAGCTCGCCCGTCGGCTCGCGCAGCCGGTGCGACTCGCCCACCCCGCCCACGGCGTACGCCGCCGCGACGACGCCGTCGAGGTGCTCACCGCGCACGGCACGTGGCGGGCGCGCGCGGTGGTCGTCGCCACCGACCCCCGAGCGGCCGCCGCGCTCACCGAGCAGCCCGAGCCCGCGACCCGGGGTCTGGCGACGTGGTGGTTCACCGCACCGGAGCCCGTGTCGTCGTCGCCCTTCCTGCGCGTCGACGGCACGCGCGGGGGCCCGGTGATCAACACCACCGTGGTCTCGGCGTGGGCCCCGACCTACGCGCCCGCGGGCCGACCGCTCGTGGCGGCGACGGCCCTGCTCGGCGCGGGCGCGGCCCCACGGGAGGACGAGGTGCGCCGACACCTCGCCGCACTGTGGCAGCGACCGACCGACACCTGGGAGGTGGTCGTGCGCCACGACGTGCCGCACGCGCTGCCGGCTGCCCCGCCCCCGCTGCGGCACCGCCGGGAGGTCGACCTCGGGGGCGGCCTGCTGGTCGCCGGCGACCACCGCGACACCGGGTCCATCCAGGGCGCCCTGGTCTCCGGACGCCGGGCCGCCCGGGCCGCCCTCGCCCACGTCACCGCGGGTGCTCGGTGA
- a CDS encoding DUF2071 domain-containing protein, whose product MSGAGPRLDPEGPPLRGRALMSQWWHDLAFVHWRVDPGLVTPWLPHGVRPDLFDGSAWVGLVPFRMLDAAVGAGPPVPWLGTFLETNVRTYSVDEQGRHGVVFCSLDCERLAAVAGARAVFGTPYRWARMRFEHRPSGRPDRVGDRVAYATSRRERPRGAGGRLELEVREPLSAPGDLEVFLTARFGLHTTVAGRSWWVPNTHAAWPLHRARVTGLEDPVGAPGLLAAAGFPGLDAGGRAPDSVLFSPGVRTRFGLPQRLEARGAAHVDEAPPVHR is encoded by the coding sequence GTGAGCGGCGCCGGACCGCGCCTCGACCCCGAGGGCCCGCCGCTGCGGGGTCGCGCCCTCATGTCGCAGTGGTGGCACGACCTGGCCTTCGTCCACTGGCGCGTCGACCCGGGCCTCGTCACGCCGTGGCTGCCGCACGGTGTGCGCCCCGACCTCTTCGACGGGTCGGCCTGGGTGGGCCTGGTGCCCTTCCGGATGCTCGACGCCGCCGTGGGCGCCGGCCCACCCGTGCCCTGGCTCGGCACCTTCCTGGAGACCAACGTGCGCACCTACTCCGTCGACGAGCAGGGGCGCCACGGGGTGGTCTTCTGCTCGCTGGACTGCGAGCGGCTCGCGGCGGTCGCAGGGGCCCGAGCGGTCTTCGGCACGCCCTACCGGTGGGCGCGCATGCGCTTCGAGCACCGGCCCTCCGGGCGGCCCGACCGGGTGGGCGACCGCGTCGCCTACGCGACGTCGCGCCGCGAGCGCCCCCGCGGCGCCGGCGGCCGCCTGGAGCTCGAGGTGCGCGAGCCACTGTCCGCGCCCGGCGACCTGGAGGTCTTCCTCACGGCGCGCTTCGGGCTGCACACCACGGTGGCAGGACGCAGCTGGTGGGTGCCCAACACCCACGCCGCCTGGCCGCTGCACCGCGCCCGCGTCACCGGGCTCGAGGACCCGGTCGGCGCACCGGGGCTGCTGGCCGCGGCCGGCTTCCCGGGACTGGACGCCGGAGGCCGTGCACCCGACTCGGTGCTCTTCTCACCCGGGGTGCGCACCCGCTTCGGACTCCCCCAGCGGCTCGAGGCCCGCGGCGCGGCGCACGTTGACGAAGCGCCACCGGTGCACCGGTGA
- a CDS encoding ribonuclease HII — MSVLPRGATVRRDAGLYGYERALRRTGLDPVAGVDEAGRGACAGPLVAAAVVLPAGKAGVVPGLADSKLLTERARERCYEQVVRRAAAWSVVVVGPEECDRLGMHVANVEALRRAVALLDVRPAYVLTDGFPVDGLGVPGLAVWKGDRVAACIAAASVVAKVTRDRIMAELHGQWPAYDFAVHKGYTTDLHQEALLRHGPSPVHRWRFVNVRRAAGLEPLGESEAGAHPG, encoded by the coding sequence GTGAGCGTGCTGCCCCGCGGGGCGACGGTGCGGCGCGACGCCGGGCTCTACGGCTACGAGCGGGCACTGCGGCGCACCGGTCTCGACCCGGTCGCCGGCGTCGACGAGGCCGGCCGGGGCGCGTGCGCCGGCCCGCTGGTGGCCGCGGCCGTCGTGCTGCCGGCCGGCAAGGCCGGGGTCGTGCCCGGCCTCGCCGACTCCAAGCTGCTCACCGAGCGGGCGCGCGAGCGCTGCTACGAGCAGGTGGTGCGCCGAGCTGCGGCCTGGTCGGTGGTCGTCGTCGGACCCGAGGAGTGCGACCGGCTCGGCATGCACGTCGCCAACGTCGAGGCGCTGCGCCGCGCCGTCGCGCTGCTCGACGTGCGGCCCGCCTACGTGCTGACCGACGGCTTCCCGGTCGACGGGCTCGGCGTGCCGGGGCTCGCGGTGTGGAAGGGCGACCGCGTCGCGGCCTGCATCGCCGCCGCGTCCGTCGTCGCGAAGGTCACGCGCGACCGGATCATGGCCGAGCTCCACGGGCAGTGGCCCGCCTACGACTTCGCCGTCCACAAGGGCTACACCACCGACCTGCACCAGGAGGCGCTGCTGCGCCACGGCCCGTCACCGGTGCACCGGTGGCGCTTCGTCAACGTGCGCCGCGCCGCGGGCCTCGAGCCGCTGGGGGAGTCCGAAGCGGGTGCGCACCCCGGGTGA
- the lepB gene encoding signal peptidase I: MTTSDRDSTPAPGTPGGAPGEGSRSAASRPASRGDRQARRPLPLWQETVLLLGIAVLLAVVIKALFLQAFYIPSESMEPGLVRNDRILVQKVSYWGDGGPQRGDVVVFEDPGGWLNAVEAAGPTNPVSRVLSAIGLYPTGGHLVKRVIGVAGDTVTCCDGQGRIRVNGVPLEEPYVKDDPSSPCNGPMTGTCDWTAGPVPEGHVFVMGDNRRNSADSSRRICRDDQTECVPGREFVPVDLVVGKVFVLAWPASRFEWVERPAQTFADVPEGSQDGAAGQGR; this comes from the coding sequence GTGACCACCTCGGACCGCGACTCCACCCCCGCCCCCGGCACTCCCGGCGGCGCACCGGGGGAGGGGTCGCGGTCCGCTGCGTCCCGCCCCGCGTCGCGTGGTGACCGCCAGGCGCGCCGCCCGCTGCCGCTGTGGCAGGAGACCGTGCTCCTGCTCGGCATCGCGGTGCTGCTCGCGGTCGTCATCAAGGCGCTCTTCCTCCAGGCCTTCTACATCCCCTCGGAGTCGATGGAGCCCGGGCTCGTGCGCAACGACCGGATCCTGGTGCAGAAGGTGTCCTACTGGGGCGACGGCGGCCCCCAGCGCGGCGACGTCGTGGTCTTCGAGGACCCGGGTGGCTGGCTCAACGCGGTCGAGGCGGCCGGCCCGACCAACCCCGTCTCGCGCGTGCTCTCGGCCATCGGGCTCTACCCGACCGGCGGGCACCTCGTGAAGCGCGTCATCGGGGTCGCGGGCGACACCGTGACCTGCTGCGACGGGCAGGGCCGCATCCGGGTCAACGGCGTGCCCCTCGAGGAGCCCTACGTCAAGGACGACCCGAGCTCGCCGTGCAACGGGCCGATGACCGGCACCTGCGACTGGACCGCCGGGCCGGTGCCCGAGGGCCACGTCTTCGTGATGGGCGACAACCGGCGCAACTCCGCCGACTCCTCGCGCCGCATCTGCCGCGACGACCAGACCGAGTGCGTGCCCGGGCGGGAGTTCGTGCCGGTCGACCTCGTCGTCGGCAAGGTCTTCGTGCTCGCGTGGCCGGCGTCGCGCTTCGAGTGGGTGGAGCGGCCGGCCCAGACCTTCGCCGACGTGCCCGAGGGTTCCCAGGACGGGGCCGCCGGGCAGGGTCGGTGA
- the rplS gene encoding 50S ribosomal protein L19, producing the protein MTNHLIAEIGNAAKRDDVPDFRAGDTLKVHVKVVEGNRSRVQVFQGVVIRVHGSGIGRTFTVRKVSFGVGVERTFPLHSPIFEQIEVVTRGDVRRAKLYYLRNLRGKKAKIKERREA; encoded by the coding sequence ATGACCAACCACCTGATCGCCGAGATCGGCAACGCGGCGAAGCGCGACGACGTCCCCGACTTCCGCGCCGGCGACACCCTCAAGGTCCACGTGAAGGTCGTCGAGGGCAACCGCTCCCGCGTCCAGGTCTTCCAGGGCGTGGTGATCCGCGTCCACGGCTCCGGCATCGGCCGCACCTTCACCGTGCGCAAGGTGTCCTTCGGCGTCGGCGTCGAGCGCACCTTCCCGCTGCACTCCCCGATCTTCGAGCAGATCGAGGTCGTCACCCGCGGTGACGTGCGCCGCGCCAAGCTCTACTACCTGCGCAACCTGCGCGGCAAGAAGGCGAAGATCAAGGAGCGTCGCGAGGCCTGA
- the trmD gene encoding tRNA (guanosine(37)-N1)-methyltransferase TrmD yields MRADVVSIFPDYLRPLELSLPGKAQQKGLLDLRVHDLRQWTHDRHRTVDDTPYGGGAGMVMRPEPWGEALDALEVEGATVVVPTPSGRPFTQAMARELAGRDRLVVLCGRYEGIDARVLEHAAARTELLEVSLGDYVLNGGEVAALALLEAVVRLLPGFMGNPASLVEESHEDGLLEYPVYTKPAAWRGLEVPAVLLSGDHGAIAAWRAAQSRRRTAERRPDLLTATTAPGELLVRPAVRADAGELLTLQRACWLTEQQENPGVHIPAAHETLAEVVDGLAAWSTYVVRDGARLVGSVRARPEVAGSTVWEVGRLMVAPDRQGGGLGRRLLEHALDVAPDAVTSYRLLTGRGSVRNHRLYRAAGFRARPELDAPDGAVWFTRPRRR; encoded by the coding sequence GTGCGGGCCGACGTCGTCAGCATCTTCCCCGACTACCTGCGCCCCCTCGAGCTGTCCCTGCCCGGCAAGGCGCAGCAGAAGGGCCTGCTGGACCTCCGGGTGCACGACCTGCGGCAGTGGACCCACGACCGCCACCGCACCGTCGACGACACCCCCTACGGCGGCGGCGCGGGCATGGTGATGCGGCCCGAGCCGTGGGGGGAGGCGCTCGACGCCCTCGAGGTCGAGGGCGCCACCGTCGTGGTGCCGACCCCCAGCGGCCGCCCCTTCACCCAGGCGATGGCCCGCGAGCTGGCCGGCCGCGACCGCCTGGTCGTGCTCTGCGGGCGCTACGAGGGCATCGACGCCCGCGTCCTGGAGCACGCCGCGGCGCGCACCGAGCTGCTCGAGGTCTCCCTGGGCGACTACGTGCTCAACGGTGGCGAGGTCGCCGCACTGGCGCTGCTCGAGGCCGTCGTCCGGCTGCTGCCGGGCTTCATGGGCAACCCTGCCTCGCTGGTGGAGGAGTCCCACGAGGACGGCCTGCTCGAGTACCCCGTCTACACCAAGCCCGCCGCGTGGCGCGGGCTCGAGGTGCCGGCCGTGCTGCTCAGCGGCGACCACGGCGCGATCGCCGCCTGGCGCGCTGCGCAGTCGCGCCGGCGCACGGCCGAGCGGCGCCCCGACCTGCTGACCGCCACCACCGCGCCCGGCGAGCTCCTGGTGCGCCCCGCCGTGCGCGCCGACGCCGGCGAGCTGCTGACCCTGCAGCGCGCCTGCTGGCTCACCGAGCAGCAGGAGAACCCCGGGGTGCACATCCCGGCGGCCCACGAGACGCTCGCCGAGGTCGTCGACGGCCTCGCCGCCTGGTCGACGTACGTCGTGCGCGACGGCGCCCGCCTCGTCGGCTCCGTGCGCGCGCGCCCGGAGGTCGCGGGGTCGACGGTCTGGGAGGTCGGACGGCTGATGGTCGCGCCGGACCGGCAGGGCGGGGGCCTGGGCCGTCGCCTCCTCGAGCACGCCCTCGACGTCGCCCCCGACGCGGTGACGTCCTACCGGCTGCTGACGGGACGGGGGAGCGTGCGCAACCACCGCCTCTACCGGGCGGCAGGCTTCCGGGCGCGGCCCGAGCTCGACGCGCCCGACGGCGCCGTGTGGTTCACCCGCCCGCGCCGACGATGA
- the rimM gene encoding ribosome maturation factor RimM (Essential for efficient processing of 16S rRNA) has product MAETVDVVVGRIGKPHGIRGEVTVDVRTDEPERRFAPGAVLRGVRPETPTRSLTVTSTRVHQGTLLVVFAELGDRDAAEAARGTVLHVDVPADAVPEDPDEFYDHQLEGLAVEDLDGRPLGEVTGLVHGGAQDLLQVRTPDGRDTLVPFVKALVPEVDLAGRRVVVADRPGLVAPLPEDA; this is encoded by the coding sequence ATGGCAGAGACCGTCGACGTCGTCGTGGGCCGCATCGGCAAGCCGCACGGCATCCGCGGCGAGGTGACCGTCGACGTGCGCACCGACGAGCCGGAGCGGCGCTTCGCGCCCGGGGCGGTGCTGCGGGGCGTGCGCCCGGAGACCCCGACCCGCTCGCTCACCGTGACCTCCACCCGGGTGCACCAGGGCACCTTGCTCGTGGTCTTCGCCGAGCTGGGCGACCGCGACGCCGCCGAGGCCGCGCGCGGCACGGTGCTGCACGTCGACGTGCCGGCCGACGCGGTGCCGGAGGACCCCGACGAGTTCTACGACCACCAGCTCGAGGGCCTCGCGGTCGAGGACCTCGACGGTCGGCCGCTGGGCGAGGTGACCGGGCTCGTGCACGGCGGCGCCCAGGACCTGCTGCAGGTGCGCACCCCCGACGGGCGGGACACGCTCGTGCCGTTCGTCAAGGCACTCGTGCCCGAGGTCGACCTCGCCGGTCGGAGGGTCGTGGTCGCGGACCGCCCGGGCCTCGTGGCCCCGCTGCCCGAGGACGCCTGA
- a CDS encoding RNA-binding protein yields MLADALEHLVRGVVDHPDDVEVSDKQLRRGSVLEVRVHPDDLGKVIGRGGRTATAFRTVVSALAGRGGARVDFVDVDRR; encoded by the coding sequence GTGCTGGCCGACGCGCTCGAGCACCTCGTCCGCGGGGTCGTCGACCACCCCGACGACGTCGAGGTGTCCGACAAGCAGCTGCGCCGCGGCTCCGTGCTGGAGGTCCGGGTGCACCCCGACGACCTCGGCAAGGTGATCGGTCGCGGGGGCCGCACGGCCACCGCCTTCCGCACCGTGGTCTCGGCCCTCGCGGGCCGTGGCGGTGCGCGCGTCGACTTCGTCGACGTCGACCGTCGCTGA